The following nucleotide sequence is from Oscillatoria salina IIICB1.
AACGTTCAAAAATTTTTAGTAAATAATTTTTTCATGTCCCTATTTGATTGGTTTGCAAATCGAGAAAAATCGGAACCAAATACTCAACAAAAACAAGAAAGAGAGATTGCAGATGGTTTGTGGAGTAAATGTAGCGCTTGTGGCGTTTTAGCTTACACCAAAGACTTACAAGCAAATCACATGGTTTGTAGCGAATGTAATCATCATATGTTGGTTGGTTCCTCCGAACGCATTCGCCAATTAATTGACGATCGCACTTGGAAAGCTTTAGACGAATCAATTCATCCCACCGATCCTTTAAAATTTCGCGATCGCAAACCTTATAGCGATCGCCTCCACGACTACCAGCAGAAAACTGGTTTAATCGATGCAGTCAAAACTGGAATTGGGAAACTTAATAATCTCGATGTCGCGCTGGGAGTGATGGATTTTCGCTTTATGGGTGGAAGCATGGGTTCTGTCGTCGGCGAAAAATTGACTCGCTTGATCGAACAAGCAACCAAAAATAGCTTACCAGTAATCATCGTTTGTGCATCTGGTGGCGCGAGGATGCAAGAAGGAATGTTGAGTTTAATGCAAATGGCAAAAATCTCCGGTGCGCTGCAAAAACATCGGGAAGCCAAGTTACTTTATATCCCCATTTTGACTCATCCAACTACTGGAGGCGTAACTGCTAGTTTTGCCATGCTAGGAGATATTATTTTAGCCGAACCAAAAGCCACGATTGGCTTTGCGGGAAGAAGAGTAATCGAGCAAACGCTACGAGAAAAGTTACCAGAGAATTTTCAATCGGCAGAATATCTGTTAAAACATGGTTTTGTAGACGCGATCGTCTCTCGTCCTCAACTCAAGAAAACTTTGACTCAATTAATTCGCTTACATCAGCCCGTAAGTCCAGTTTTTACCGATGCCAATGCCGAAAATGGACATCATCATGTCGTAAGTTAATTAGAGAATAATTGTAGAGTGGGTAATTTTCCACTCTACAAAGTTTAGCTTAAACGCGATCGCGCTTAACTACAGGCTCACCTTCGACATTAACTTCTAATTCTTCGCGACGTACTGTTTCTTCTGCTTCTTCTACATCGCGCTCAATTTCCTTCCGCACCCCAACTTCTTCGCGAACGTAAGCTTTTTTATCAATATCTACTGATTCTTCGTAAACTTCCATCCGCGCAACTTCACCTTCTTGGAATTCTACTGACGTACCGGGTTCTACTTCTCGCGCTTCCGAAACAGCGTTACGTTCGATAACTACGCGCTCTTTTTCATAAGGTACGGAAACTTTTGCTGTTTCAGCTTCAACGCGCTTCCCAACCGCAACTTCACCAGTTTTGAAACGTTCTTTGTTG
It contains:
- the accD gene encoding acetyl-CoA carboxylase, carboxyltransferase subunit beta, with the translated sequence MSLFDWFANREKSEPNTQQKQEREIADGLWSKCSACGVLAYTKDLQANHMVCSECNHHMLVGSSERIRQLIDDRTWKALDESIHPTDPLKFRDRKPYSDRLHDYQQKTGLIDAVKTGIGKLNNLDVALGVMDFRFMGGSMGSVVGEKLTRLIEQATKNSLPVIIVCASGGARMQEGMLSLMQMAKISGALQKHREAKLLYIPILTHPTTGGVTASFAMLGDIILAEPKATIGFAGRRVIEQTLREKLPENFQSAEYLLKHGFVDAIVSRPQLKKTLTQLIRLHQPVSPVFTDANAENGHHHVVS